One Thermococcus eurythermalis DNA segment encodes these proteins:
- a CDS encoding type II toxin-antitoxin system VapC family toxin — protein sequence MIDTSVLIDLYKAKKLEEYAGSAISIVTLFEFVRGIPSERKRVAVLKRLEKLFKVEPLDNLIILTASKIYRYLKRKGELIDDADILIGATAIVKGYTVWTTNIDHFERMRDFGVKLYKPRKR from the coding sequence TTGATTGATACGAGCGTTCTGATTGACCTCTACAAGGCTAAAAAGCTTGAAGAATACGCAGGCTCGGCAATCTCGATAGTTACTCTCTTTGAGTTCGTTAGGGGAATTCCAAGTGAAAGAAAGAGAGTAGCAGTTCTGAAGAGATTGGAAAAGCTGTTCAAGGTCGAACCTCTGGACAACTTGATAATCCTAACGGCCTCGAAAATATACAGGTACCTAAAGAGGAAAGGAGAGCTAATCGATGACGCTGATATACTCATCGGCGCCACCGCGATAGTTAAAGGTTATACCGTGTGGACCACAAACATTGACCATTTTGAGAGAATGAGGGACTTTGGGGTGAAATTGTACAAACCCCGGAAGAGGTGA
- a CDS encoding ABC transporter ATP-binding protein, giving the protein MNENVRRVLQIGLAHRRYTVLLIVLGALSTLLSAMVPFYLRNLLANLENLSTREILGYIGIIVLLYTASTIVYLYGGFVSNFAETKAAAWLKRKLFISTLLSENLDTGDALSRIQSDTEIVGRMGMSLIPAIIIEAFSLIVSVIVVFRLNFYLGVITLLTLPIYGFSLRAFVHGLKTASAEERKRYSETVEYFKEGLDGRLDAKSLNAFEYLVDRVSKKLDEWVEASKRVAFYSSANYGLQSYLSTILPLLVLLSGVVLVKKDMATLPSVVAVFSYLGRVYYPVERFAFLWSSYHRAVPIIERIWDVIERETPRLERPSCSPHSYGVALKSVSLSYGDSTVLDGISGEIPEGGKLGIVGASGVGKTTLALIIAGILKPTGGEVSVGECPPSALLGDYLIYVPSHPYLFTGTLRENLTLGREIPDERLRNLLDMVELSDFDLDHVIEEGGKNLSLGQRQRIGLARALARNPRILILDEATSGMDSEREARILKRLMEADMTLIIISHRLSTVRGMGEIWVLDRGHVVCRGRHDELLENCQRYRELFREQEKGKGNP; this is encoded by the coding sequence ATGAACGAAAACGTCCGCAGGGTTCTCCAGATTGGGCTTGCGCACAGGCGTTACACTGTTCTTCTGATAGTCCTCGGAGCGCTCTCGACCCTCCTCTCGGCGATGGTGCCCTTCTACCTAAGGAACCTGTTGGCAAACCTTGAAAATCTGAGCACGCGGGAGATTCTCGGCTATATCGGGATAATCGTCCTTCTCTACACGGCTTCGACAATCGTTTACCTCTACGGCGGTTTCGTGAGTAACTTTGCCGAGACCAAGGCCGCGGCGTGGCTCAAGAGGAAGCTCTTCATCTCGACGCTACTCTCCGAAAACCTCGACACGGGGGACGCTCTCTCGCGCATCCAGTCCGACACTGAAATAGTGGGCAGAATGGGCATGTCCCTGATTCCGGCAATAATCATTGAGGCCTTCTCGCTCATCGTTTCAGTCATCGTTGTCTTCAGGTTGAACTTCTACCTCGGTGTCATAACTCTCCTGACACTCCCCATATACGGCTTCTCACTCAGGGCCTTCGTTCACGGACTCAAAACAGCTTCGGCCGAGGAGAGAAAGCGCTACTCAGAGACGGTTGAATACTTCAAGGAGGGCCTTGACGGCCGGCTTGATGCGAAGTCCCTCAACGCCTTTGAGTACCTCGTGGACAGGGTTTCAAAGAAGCTCGACGAGTGGGTCGAGGCATCGAAGAGGGTAGCTTTCTACAGTAGCGCCAACTACGGCCTCCAATCATACCTCTCGACGATCCTTCCGCTCCTCGTCCTCCTATCCGGCGTTGTTCTCGTCAAGAAAGACATGGCAACACTCCCTTCGGTGGTGGCAGTCTTTTCTTACCTCGGGAGGGTTTACTATCCCGTTGAGCGCTTTGCCTTCCTATGGAGCAGTTATCACCGCGCCGTTCCAATCATCGAGAGGATATGGGACGTCATTGAAAGGGAAACGCCGAGGCTTGAAAGACCCTCCTGCTCTCCACACTCCTATGGTGTAGCTCTGAAGAGTGTTTCCCTGTCCTACGGCGATTCAACCGTCCTCGACGGGATAAGCGGTGAAATTCCTGAAGGTGGAAAGCTCGGAATAGTTGGGGCCTCCGGTGTCGGAAAGACTACGCTCGCTTTGATTATCGCGGGAATCCTAAAACCAACAGGGGGTGAAGTAAGCGTTGGAGAATGTCCGCCGTCTGCACTCCTCGGTGATTACCTGATATACGTACCGTCTCACCCATATCTCTTCACAGGCACCCTGCGCGAGAACCTAACCCTCGGCAGGGAAATCCCGGACGAAAGGCTTAGGAACCTCTTGGATATGGTGGAGCTCAGTGATTTTGACCTTGACCATGTGATTGAAGAGGGCGGCAAAAACCTCTCACTGGGGCAGAGGCAGAGGATTGGCCTCGCGAGGGCTCTGGCAAGGAATCCAAGGATTCTAATCCTCGATGAGGCGACATCTGGAATGGACTCCGAAAGGGAAGCGAGGATATTGAAGCGGTTGATGGAGGCCGACATGACACTAATCATTATCTCCCACAGGCTCTCGACGGTCAGAGGGATGGGGGAGATTTGGGTTCTCGATAGGGGCCACGTAGTGTGCAGGGGCCGGCATGACGAGCTGTTGGAGAATTGCCAACGCTACCGTGAGCTGTTCAGGGAGCAAGAAAAAGGGAAGGGGAACCCATAA
- a CDS encoding Tfx family DNA-binding protein: MGGRSFLTEQQIKILRLRAKGLKQSEIAELLGTSRANISILERRALEKIEKARNTLLIWEQINSKVSVEVRAGDDIFTVPEKLFRKADELGVKVPYSTAEIIAFLVEHAPIHDRIAKRDFTLFLDAKDRLRISECILEDFDEVRKD; this comes from the coding sequence GTGGGGGGCAGGAGCTTTCTGACAGAGCAGCAGATTAAAATCCTCAGGCTCAGGGCAAAGGGCCTCAAGCAGAGCGAGATTGCGGAGCTTCTGGGCACAAGCAGGGCCAACATCAGCATACTGGAGAGACGGGCCCTCGAAAAGATTGAGAAGGCGAGAAACACCCTCCTCATATGGGAGCAGATAAACTCCAAGGTGAGCGTCGAAGTGAGGGCTGGAGATGACATATTCACGGTTCCGGAAAAGCTCTTCAGGAAGGCCGACGAGCTCGGCGTTAAAGTCCCCTACAGCACGGCTGAGATAATTGCTTTTCTCGTGGAGCACGCACCGATACACGACAGGATAGCTAAGCGGGACTTCACGCTCTTTCTCGACGCCAAAGACAGGCTCAGGATAAGCGAGTGCATCTTAGAGGACTTCGATGAGGTAAGGAAGGACTAA
- the cobO gene encoding cob(I)yrinic acid a,c-diamide adenosyltransferase, with amino-acid sequence MTWKEKLGLVHIYTGNGKGKTTAAFGLAIRMLGSGGRVIIIQFMKAGGVYGEQKKIAECGAVIESFGLPKFVHGKPEPDDIEAAKRALERAKEVVSSGEWDLVILDEICVALGFKMLDVEDVKELIKNKAPNTELVLTGRYCPEELFELADYVTEMREVKHPYQRGVIARKGVEY; translated from the coding sequence ATGACGTGGAAGGAAAAACTTGGCCTTGTCCATATCTACACAGGGAACGGGAAGGGGAAGACGACGGCCGCTTTTGGCCTGGCTATCAGGATGCTTGGCTCCGGCGGAAGGGTGATAATCATTCAGTTCATGAAAGCCGGAGGAGTGTACGGCGAGCAGAAAAAGATAGCGGAGTGCGGCGCTGTCATAGAGTCCTTCGGTCTGCCGAAGTTTGTGCACGGGAAGCCCGAGCCAGACGACATCGAAGCGGCCAAAAGAGCCCTGGAAAGGGCAAAGGAAGTCGTCTCAAGCGGCGAGTGGGACCTGGTAATCCTCGATGAAATCTGCGTTGCCCTCGGCTTCAAGATGCTCGATGTTGAAGACGTCAAAGAGCTCATTAAGAACAAGGCACCCAACACCGAGCTCGTCCTCACGGGCAGGTACTGTCCGGAGGAGCTGTTCGAGCTGGCGGACTACGTCACGGAGATGAGGGAGGTAAAGCACCCATACCAGAGGGGAGTCATTGCAAGGAAGGGTGTGGAATACTAG
- a CDS encoding CidA/LrgA family protein, with product MRPYRGLVIIFGFYALGEFTSLALDLPVPGSVLGMLFLLAALLSGAVRLEWVEGEAELLVRNMSVMFIPPGVGIVAYTALIKSQAVPIVGALVISFLVTLLVTAKTVEILRRGRK from the coding sequence ATGAGGCCGTACAGGGGACTGGTGATAATATTCGGCTTCTACGCGCTGGGCGAGTTCACGAGCTTGGCTCTCGACCTGCCCGTCCCGGGTAGCGTGCTCGGAATGCTCTTCCTCCTCGCGGCGCTCCTTTCGGGGGCAGTTAGGCTTGAGTGGGTGGAGGGCGAGGCAGAACTCCTCGTGAGGAACATGAGCGTTATGTTCATTCCCCCGGGGGTTGGGATAGTCGCATATACGGCCCTCATAAAGAGCCAGGCCGTGCCAATCGTGGGGGCGCTCGTCATCAGCTTCCTCGTGACCCTCTTGGTGACTGCAAAGACCGTTGAAATCCTCAGGAGGGGAAGAAAATGA
- a CDS encoding CidB/LrgB family autolysis modulator has protein sequence MNPYGITLTLVVFYLFSELHARRKAFYTNPVLLSIATIAGLLTLGGFSYESYMESAAFLKFLLGPAVVSLAVPVYKGRDTIKAYAREIALGIAVGGTAAILSAFYIAELLGGGREVVLSIAPKSVTTAIAIGVSEEIGGIPALTAVLVILTGLLGNAFAPELLNLFGVRDRIARGLATGVSSHGLGTARIITEDELAGAVSGLAMALNGVFTALVLPYLIEVL, from the coding sequence ATGAACCCTTATGGGATAACCCTGACCCTCGTTGTGTTCTACCTGTTCTCGGAGCTCCACGCAAGGAGGAAGGCCTTCTACACGAACCCTGTTCTCCTTTCGATAGCCACTATAGCGGGACTCCTCACCCTCGGCGGCTTCTCTTACGAATCCTACATGGAGAGCGCGGCCTTTCTCAAGTTCCTCCTCGGGCCCGCGGTGGTTAGTTTGGCCGTCCCGGTCTACAAGGGCAGAGACACGATAAAGGCATATGCAAGAGAGATAGCGCTTGGGATAGCCGTCGGCGGAACAGCTGCAATCCTGAGCGCGTTCTATATTGCCGAACTCCTGGGAGGGGGCAGAGAAGTCGTTCTGAGCATTGCCCCGAAGAGCGTTACCACCGCCATAGCCATCGGCGTGAGCGAGGAGATAGGGGGCATTCCGGCACTAACCGCAGTCCTCGTGATTCTCACGGGGCTTCTCGGCAACGCCTTCGCGCCAGAGCTGCTGAACCTCTTTGGGGTGAGGGACAGAATAGCGAGGGGCCTTGCGACGGGTGTATCTTCGCACGGCCTCGGAACGGCGAGGATAATAACCGAGGACGAGCTGGCGGGAGCAGTTAGCGGGCTGGCGATGGCCCTGAACGGCGTCTTTACTGCTTTAGTCCTTCCTTACCTCATCGAAGTCCTCTAA
- a CDS encoding lipoate--protein ligase family protein, whose product MRFIPLIVAKPEVQMAIDEAIMIARIEGRVPDTVRLYAFSPSSVTIGRFQSVVHDVNLDEARRLGIPVVRRITGGGSVFHDEFGEITYSVVVGEDLHPALRNVETSYRYLAGPLVDALKGLGLEAGFSGLNDIVANGKKISGSAQTRRKGVILQHGTFMYATRVDILGKVLRVSRAKLADKGVSSIWERVTTLEREGIKLNRWEAYELLKESFFNAFELEEGELTDYELELAEELVEKRYGNKEWNEMR is encoded by the coding sequence ATGCGCTTCATACCGCTCATCGTCGCTAAACCGGAGGTTCAGATGGCGATAGACGAGGCGATAATGATTGCCAGAATCGAGGGAAGGGTTCCCGACACTGTAAGGTTGTACGCCTTCTCGCCGAGTTCTGTGACGATAGGCCGCTTCCAGAGCGTCGTCCACGACGTCAACCTTGATGAAGCCAGAAGGCTCGGTATTCCCGTCGTGCGCAGGATAACCGGTGGAGGAAGCGTTTTCCACGACGAGTTCGGCGAGATAACCTATTCGGTCGTCGTCGGCGAGGACCTTCACCCAGCTTTGAGGAACGTCGAGACGAGCTACCGCTACTTAGCCGGTCCGCTGGTTGATGCGCTGAAAGGACTGGGGCTTGAGGCCGGCTTTTCAGGGTTAAACGACATCGTAGCCAACGGGAAGAAGATAAGCGGCTCAGCCCAGACAAGGAGGAAGGGAGTAATCCTCCAGCACGGCACCTTCATGTACGCGACGCGCGTTGATATACTTGGTAAAGTTCTCCGCGTTTCGAGGGCTAAGCTCGCGGACAAGGGCGTTTCGAGCATCTGGGAGCGCGTTACGACCCTGGAGCGCGAGGGAATAAAGCTGAACCGCTGGGAGGCCTACGAGCTTTTAAAGGAGAGCTTTTTCAACGCCTTCGAGCTTGAGGAAGGCGAGCTTACAGACTACGAGCTCGAACTCGCGGAGGAGCTGGTAGAGAAGCGCTACGGCAACAAAGAGTGGAACGAGATGAGGTGA
- a CDS encoding RNA-guided endonuclease InsQ/TnpB family protein, with product MPSETIKLTAKFKLKGTPDGLDDLFSTYREIVNFLITHAFENNITSFYRLKKETYKGLRKEYPELPSHYLYTGCQMATAIFKSFRKRKKKGKARGRPVFKKEVIMLDDHLFKLDLENKTVKLSTPSGRIQLEFYPARYHEKFKDWKVGQAWLVRTSKGVFLNVVFSKEVEVKEPKAFVGMDLNENNITLSLPNGEFLQIITHEREIRTGYFVKRRKIQRKIRSGKRRKKLLEKYGEREKNRLNDLYHKLANKIVEVAEKYGGIALEDLTEIRESIRYSAEMNGRLHRWSFRKLQSIIEYKAKLRGVKVVFVNPAHTSSLCPVCGGKLSPNGHRVLKCSNCGFEADRDVIGSWNIRLRALKMWGVSVPPESPTMKTGVGKVSRNDVYELYTSYG from the coding sequence ATGCCCTCCGAGACGATTAAACTCACTGCCAAATTCAAACTCAAGGGGACACCCGACGGATTAGATGACCTTTTCTCCACTTATCGAGAAATCGTGAACTTTCTCATCACTCACGCTTTTGAGAACAACATCACCAGCTTTTACCGGCTGAAAAAGGAGACTTACAAGGGCCTTCGCAAGGAGTATCCTGAGTTACCGAGCCATTACCTTTACACGGGGTGTCAAATGGCGACGGCAATCTTCAAAAGCTTTAGGAAACGCAAAAAGAAGGGTAAAGCGAGGGGAAGACCAGTTTTCAAAAAAGAAGTTATTATGCTCGATGACCACCTGTTCAAACTCGACTTGGAGAACAAAACCGTAAAACTCTCCACTCCAAGCGGGAGGATTCAGTTGGAGTTTTATCCTGCCAGATACCACGAGAAGTTCAAGGACTGGAAGGTTGGTCAAGCGTGGTTAGTGAGAACATCGAAGGGAGTCTTCCTAAACGTCGTCTTCTCGAAGGAAGTCGAGGTTAAAGAGCCTAAAGCCTTTGTTGGTATGGATTTGAATGAGAACAACATAACGCTTTCCCTCCCTAATGGTGAGTTTCTCCAAATCATAACCCATGAGCGTGAAATCAGGACTGGCTACTTCGTGAAGAGACGAAAAATCCAGCGGAAGATTAGGAGTGGGAAGAGGAGGAAAAAACTCCTCGAAAAATACGGTGAGAGGGAGAAGAACAGGCTTAATGACCTTTATCATAAGCTCGCCAATAAAATCGTTGAGGTGGCGGAGAAATACGGCGGAATCGCCCTCGAAGATTTAACGGAAATTAGGGAGTCGATTAGGTATTCAGCTGAGATGAATGGGAGACTTCACAGGTGGAGTTTTCGCAAACTTCAGTCAATCATCGAATACAAGGCCAAACTGAGAGGGGTTAAGGTTGTTTTCGTGAATCCTGCTCATACTTCTTCCCTGTGCCCGGTATGTGGGGGGAAATTAAGCCCGAATGGGCACAGGGTTTTGAAGTGTTCGAATTGTGGGTTTGAAGCCGACCGTGATGTGATTGGAAGTTGGAATATCCGTTTGAGGGCCCTGAAGATGTGGGGAGTTTCCGTTCCCCCCGAAAGCCCCACAATGAAGACAGGAGTGGGGAAGGTTAGCCGTAACGACGTTTACGAACTTTACACAAGTTACGGCTAA
- a CDS encoding DUF2139 domain-containing protein, giving the protein MLLKNYRFPGRYGPEWGSGGIFGLRYHNGTLYFTLAFEAEAHFIDLESGEEKVYDFTLLGDAPTSGGDTYNAVETVDEFIYFGGWVHAPAIYREEGRILFHNKYSHVHAYDTEEGTVKLLWKDSIHHETDWAGEVSDIIYDPANDRLLLAREDGHANLGVYALDRRTGEAKALINGPVPKGTRVHDTAFFGVGNNFTGGLREIKALDLISGKWEIFKPGGSVDGRPYIRPELGAMASAYNRAFAFVRGGILAGNPFMGEDFRFFRLFEFYTFYVPFRVNAINVGGGILTAYNAHHDASYRPSSEDAGVHWATTNTISGPSVLIYVAPPMVKIVGAFGARVTSIEKVDGKLLVATNTTPNTGATEATPFDTGSRDIVVLDEKVIQERPPAVSFSVPLSLPAIAKKMGAGTFGGIPLDGYREPRMVLHLSRDNRLTVHEYDLSLPAGEAVSETFDVKAGRNVIDLSSFSGIVGFELEKEDVRGKARIELR; this is encoded by the coding sequence ATGCTCCTGAAGAACTACCGGTTCCCTGGAAGATACGGCCCGGAGTGGGGCAGCGGTGGAATCTTCGGGCTGAGGTACCACAACGGGACGCTCTACTTTACGCTGGCTTTCGAGGCTGAGGCACACTTCATAGACTTGGAGAGCGGCGAGGAAAAGGTATACGACTTCACGCTCCTCGGCGACGCCCCGACGAGCGGCGGTGACACATACAACGCTGTTGAGACCGTTGACGAGTTCATATACTTCGGCGGCTGGGTTCACGCACCGGCCATCTACCGCGAGGAGGGAAGGATACTCTTCCACAACAAGTACTCCCACGTCCACGCCTACGACACAGAGGAAGGAACCGTAAAGCTCCTCTGGAAGGACTCAATCCACCACGAGACAGACTGGGCCGGAGAAGTTAGCGACATCATCTACGACCCTGCCAACGACAGGCTACTCCTCGCGAGGGAGGACGGCCACGCGAACCTCGGCGTCTACGCCCTCGACAGAAGAACAGGGGAGGCCAAAGCCCTTATCAACGGGCCAGTGCCGAAGGGGACAAGAGTCCACGACACGGCGTTTTTCGGCGTTGGGAACAACTTCACAGGCGGCTTAAGGGAGATAAAGGCCCTCGACTTGATAAGCGGAAAGTGGGAAATCTTCAAGCCGGGCGGGAGCGTGGACGGAAGGCCCTACATAAGGCCGGAGCTCGGTGCTATGGCATCCGCATACAACAGGGCCTTTGCCTTCGTCCGTGGGGGCATACTGGCGGGCAACCCGTTCATGGGTGAAGACTTCAGGTTCTTCCGCCTCTTCGAGTTCTACACCTTCTACGTCCCGTTCAGGGTGAACGCAATAAACGTCGGTGGGGGGATCCTCACGGCATACAACGCCCACCACGACGCCTCATACCGCCCAAGCTCAGAGGACGCCGGCGTTCACTGGGCCACAACCAACACGATATCCGGGCCGAGCGTCCTCATCTACGTCGCCCCGCCGATGGTGAAGATAGTGGGCGCCTTCGGGGCTAGGGTCACGAGCATCGAGAAAGTTGATGGAAAGCTCCTTGTCGCCACGAACACGACGCCGAACACAGGTGCGACGGAGGCGACACCCTTCGACACCGGCAGCAGGGATATAGTTGTTCTGGACGAGAAGGTTATCCAAGAGAGGCCCCCTGCGGTGAGCTTCTCCGTCCCGCTCTCGCTTCCTGCCATAGCAAAGAAGATGGGTGCGGGAACCTTCGGAGGAATTCCGCTCGACGGCTACCGCGAGCCGAGAATGGTTCTCCACCTCAGCAGGGACAACAGGCTGACTGTCCACGAGTACGACCTCTCGTTGCCGGCCGGAGAAGCCGTCTCGGAGACCTTTGACGTGAAAGCGGGCAGAAACGTCATTGACCTAAGCTCTTTCAGCGGAATCGTGGGCTTCGAGCTGGAAAAAGAAGATGTAAGAGGAAAAGCAAGAATAGAGCTCCGCTGA
- a CDS encoding IS607 family transposase, which produces MRLYRTGKASQLLGISKPTLIRKIKSGEIKAYRIGKEYRIPESEIKRILEGKIPDKVVIYARVSSRDQKEDLERQVEYLKNYCSSKGYQVAKIITDISSGLNENRKGLRRLLKLVESGEVTKVVITYRDRLTRFGFKYLEQYFNSHGVEIEVIFDDEEKTPEKELVEDLLAIVTSFAGKLYGMRSHKKKRLVEAVKNALRDD; this is translated from the coding sequence ATGAGGCTTTATCGGACGGGCAAAGCCTCACAACTCTTAGGTATCAGCAAGCCAACATTGATTAGGAAGATAAAATCCGGTGAGATTAAAGCGTATCGGATTGGCAAAGAATACCGTATCCCCGAAAGTGAAATCAAGAGAATTCTTGAGGGCAAAATCCCTGATAAGGTCGTTATTTATGCCAGAGTCTCAAGCCGAGACCAAAAAGAGGACTTGGAAAGGCAAGTCGAATACCTCAAGAATTACTGTTCGTCCAAAGGATACCAAGTGGCCAAAATCATCACGGACATTTCCTCTGGATTGAACGAGAACAGAAAGGGATTAAGACGGCTTCTCAAACTCGTCGAAAGCGGGGAAGTTACGAAAGTCGTCATAACTTACCGGGACAGGCTTACCCGCTTCGGCTTCAAATACCTCGAACAATACTTCAACTCTCACGGTGTTGAGATTGAAGTAATTTTCGACGATGAGGAGAAAACACCGGAAAAGGAACTCGTGGAAGACTTGTTGGCAATCGTAACTTCCTTCGCCGGAAAGCTTTACGGTATGCGTTCTCACAAGAAAAAACGCCTCGTCGAGGCGGTAAAGAATGCCCTCCGAGACGATTAA
- the taw3 gene encoding tRNA(Phe) 7-((3-amino-3-carboxypropyl)-4-demethylwyosine(37)-N(4))-methyltransferase Taw3, which produces MKAKREALVSLFTAMREGKVDEDIIDLLLLINSIRGVYTTSSCSGRIGIIEEPALGAKPLSRWLIKEHHPIEFEEAKAALKNAEKGLIFLKSQPPIFHVIAEDLERAKKLHELGLASGFKYTTFKVISKRYLVEINATEYLTAPLGRDGKVLVSDDYLRFALEIGNSMLRRSKGRLPRLMENFKRLREELGEDELFYELAEEFGIESAV; this is translated from the coding sequence ATGAAAGCGAAGCGTGAGGCCCTAGTTAGCCTGTTCACAGCAATGAGAGAGGGAAAAGTTGATGAGGATATAATAGACCTTCTCCTTCTAATCAACTCAATCAGGGGAGTTTACACCACAAGCTCGTGCTCCGGGAGGATAGGCATCATAGAGGAGCCTGCCCTCGGTGCTAAGCCCCTCAGCAGGTGGCTGATAAAGGAGCACCACCCAATCGAGTTCGAAGAGGCCAAGGCCGCGCTGAAGAACGCTGAGAAAGGCCTCATCTTCCTGAAGAGCCAGCCCCCGATATTCCATGTCATTGCTGAAGACCTTGAGCGGGCCAAAAAGCTCCACGAGCTCGGCCTCGCCTCTGGTTTTAAGTACACTACGTTCAAGGTCATCTCAAAGCGCTACCTCGTCGAGATAAACGCCACAGAGTATCTCACGGCACCGCTCGGCAGGGATGGAAAAGTCCTCGTCAGCGACGACTACCTGCGTTTCGCCCTCGAAATAGGCAACTCGATGTTGCGGAGGAGCAAGGGCAGGCTTCCGAGGCTGATGGAGAATTTTAAGAGGCTTCGCGAGGAGCTCGGTGAGGACGAGCTTTTCTACGAGCTGGCGGAGGAGTTTGGGATAGAGTCTGCAGTTTAA